The proteins below come from a single Actinomycetota bacterium genomic window:
- the aat gene encoding leucyl/phenylalanyl-tRNA--protein transferase, with amino-acid sequence MVRPARGEPTGQTRAPATRLARPPQRLPPPSWLFPDPETADEDGVVGVGADLAPRTLAYAYRAGVFPWPHPSMPLPWFSPDPRGVMTVDSLHVSRSLRRTLRRSGWWTTVDVAFPAVIAGCAEQHSDADEGTWITPGMERAYTRLHVLGWAHSVEVWDDHALVGGVYGVQIGGCFTGESMFHRESDASKVALVDLAHRFGEVGGRMIDVQLTTPHLRGMGARDVPRSRFLRELKVVRDLDVRLPVDARPVSRLVAASGR; translated from the coding sequence ATGGTGCGCCCAGCGCGGGGAGAACCGACCGGTCAGACCCGCGCCCCGGCGACGCGCCTGGCCAGACCACCGCAGCGCCTGCCACCGCCGTCGTGGCTGTTCCCCGACCCCGAAACGGCCGACGAGGACGGCGTCGTGGGGGTCGGTGCTGACCTGGCGCCCCGGACCCTGGCGTACGCCTACCGCGCGGGTGTGTTCCCCTGGCCGCATCCGAGCATGCCCCTGCCGTGGTTCTCGCCCGACCCCCGGGGGGTGATGACCGTGGACAGCTTGCACGTGTCGCGCTCGCTGCGGCGCACGCTGCGGCGCAGCGGCTGGTGGACGACCGTCGACGTGGCGTTCCCGGCGGTGATCGCGGGGTGTGCCGAGCAACACAGCGACGCGGACGAGGGCACGTGGATCACGCCGGGGATGGAGCGCGCCTACACCCGGCTGCACGTGTTGGGCTGGGCGCACAGCGTGGAGGTGTGGGACGACCACGCCCTGGTCGGGGGCGTCTACGGGGTGCAGATCGGTGGGTGCTTCACCGGGGAGTCGATGTTCCACCGCGAGTCCGACGCGTCCAAGGTCGCGCTGGTGGACCTTGCGCACCGCTTCGGGGAGGTCGGCGGCCGGATGATCGACGTGCAGTTGACCACTCCCCACCTCCGCGGCATGGGTGCCCGAGACGTTCCCCGGTCACGGTTCCTGCGCGAGCTGAAGGTCGTCCGCGATCTCGACGTCCGGCTGCCGGTCGACGCACGCCCGGTGAGCCGCCTGGTGGCAGCCAGCGGCCGCTGA
- a CDS encoding flap endonuclease, translated as MRLHLVDGTYELFRAHFSPRPPRTDATGADVKATVGLIESLVALVHDDTEAVTHIAVAFDNPIRSFRNDRLGGYKDGSDVDPALVAQFDRAEDAVRALGITVWSMAHHEADDALATAAARWRGVAQVRILTCDKDLCQCIHRDDVVVVDRRRGRTEDEHGLRARLGIGPASVPDLLALVGDRADGIPGLPGWGQRSAAALLAAYDKLDRIPLESSRWSGVAVRGAERLAATLAARRDDALLYRELATLVTDVPLAEELGDLKWPGVPRERFLNWCEQVGVEALPARTRRWASTAGG; from the coding sequence GTGCGCCTGCACCTGGTCGATGGCACCTACGAGCTGTTCCGCGCCCACTTCTCGCCGCGTCCACCGCGGACGGACGCCACCGGCGCGGACGTCAAGGCGACGGTGGGGCTGATCGAGTCGTTGGTCGCCCTGGTGCACGACGACACCGAGGCGGTCACCCACATCGCGGTCGCGTTCGACAACCCGATCCGGTCGTTCCGCAACGACCGGCTCGGCGGGTACAAGGACGGTTCCGACGTCGACCCCGCGTTGGTCGCCCAGTTCGACCGCGCGGAGGACGCGGTCCGCGCGTTGGGCATCACGGTCTGGTCGATGGCCCACCACGAGGCGGACGACGCGTTGGCGACGGCGGCTGCGCGGTGGCGTGGCGTCGCCCAGGTCCGCATCCTGACGTGCGACAAGGATCTGTGTCAGTGCATCCACCGCGACGACGTCGTGGTGGTCGACCGGCGTCGCGGGCGCACGGAAGACGAGCACGGCTTGCGCGCGCGGCTGGGGATCGGCCCGGCGAGCGTCCCGGACCTGCTCGCGCTCGTCGGTGACCGCGCTGACGGGATCCCCGGACTGCCGGGATGGGGCCAGCGCTCGGCCGCTGCGCTCCTGGCCGCCTACGACAAGCTCGACCGCATCCCGCTCGAGTCGTCACGCTGGTCGGGGGTTGCGGTGCGGGGCGCGGAACGGCTGGCGGCCACGCTGGCGGCCCGCCGCGACGACGCGCTGCTGTACCGCGAGCTCGCCACCCTGGTCACCGACGTGCCCCTCGCTGAGGAGCTGGGCGACCTGAAGTGGCCGGGAGTGCCCCGCGAGCGTTTCCTGAACTGGTGCGAACAGGTCGGCGTCGAAGCGTTGCCCGCCCGAACGCGTCGATGGGCATCCACGGCCGGCGGTTGA
- a CDS encoding LLM class flavin-dependent oxidoreductase: protein MHVAIGVSEDLPSSTQQELARDVEQAGLASLWTNEARGRDALLVCQSWASATTDLQVGVGIAPIWTRSVAQLAMAAATVQDASGGRLLLGLGVSHAPTMQAWHGVTPRAPITAARETLSALRTILAGDESDLDGEVIRTRRFRLDIEPLPSPPPLYLAAMGPQMLEVAGRSADGALLNWSTPEEVGRAVAAVRGAAAGSEGGRTPGEVEIAAYVRVAIDPDRDAARAALGRELGRYLALPNYVRHLERQGFADDVEAIRAGYRDGGSDAAVAAMPEGMLRSLGWYGTPDDPAGPMLSRYASAGLDHLIARIVPVGGDVARSVRTAVGALAQAPLAQVNAG from the coding sequence ATGCACGTCGCGATCGGTGTCAGCGAGGATCTGCCGTCGTCGACGCAGCAGGAGCTGGCCCGTGACGTGGAACAGGCCGGTCTCGCGTCGCTGTGGACCAACGAGGCGCGTGGGCGTGACGCTCTGCTGGTGTGCCAGTCGTGGGCGTCCGCCACGACCGACCTGCAGGTCGGGGTCGGGATCGCGCCGATCTGGACCCGCAGCGTGGCCCAGCTGGCGATGGCGGCGGCCACGGTGCAAGACGCGTCGGGGGGGCGGCTGCTGCTGGGCCTGGGTGTGAGTCACGCCCCGACCATGCAGGCGTGGCACGGAGTCACGCCCCGCGCCCCGATCACCGCCGCCCGCGAAACCCTGTCTGCCCTGCGCACCATCCTCGCCGGGGACGAAAGCGACCTCGACGGCGAGGTGATCCGCACCCGCCGTTTTCGGCTGGACATCGAACCGCTCCCGTCACCACCACCGCTGTACCTGGCCGCGATGGGCCCGCAGATGCTCGAGGTCGCGGGACGGTCCGCCGACGGTGCCCTGTTGAACTGGTCGACACCGGAGGAGGTCGGCCGGGCCGTGGCCGCCGTCCGCGGGGCGGCTGCCGGCTCCGAAGGAGGACGGACGCCTGGCGAGGTGGAGATCGCCGCGTACGTCCGCGTCGCGATCGATCCCGACCGCGACGCCGCCCGCGCCGCATTGGGACGCGAGCTCGGCCGGTACCTGGCCCTGCCCAACTACGTGCGCCACCTCGAACGGCAGGGGTTCGCCGATGACGTCGAGGCGATCCGGGCCGGGTACCGCGACGGCGGATCCGACGCGGCCGTCGCCGCCATGCCCGAGGGGATGCTGCGCAGCCTCGGCTGGTACGGCACACCCGATGATCCGGCTGGGCCGATGCTCAGCCGGTACGCCTCAGCCGGTCTCGACCACCTGATCGCCCGGATCGTGCCGGTCGGAGGTGACGTCGCGCGGAGCGTGCGCACGGCGGTCGGGGCGCTCGCGCAGGCGCCGCTCGCGCAGGTCAACGCCGGATGA
- a CDS encoding GNAT family N-acetyltransferase, which produces MADLRFTVDPLLDRGLRDALIALWVDVTNAGGAVGFVPPVSAADVRPVAEEAFDRVAAGHDHLVVACDGDRAVGLAFLEQRGGPLFRHWATVKRLQIHPSWQGQGAGTALLEVVHRAGRELGLEQLRLDVRGGTGTEVFYQRHGYEIVARIRRTIRVAPGDDRDQIWLLSDL; this is translated from the coding sequence ATGGCCGACCTGCGTTTCACCGTCGATCCGCTCCTCGACCGTGGATTGCGTGACGCCTTGATCGCGCTCTGGGTCGATGTCACCAACGCCGGCGGGGCGGTGGGCTTCGTCCCGCCCGTGTCCGCCGCAGACGTCCGCCCGGTCGCCGAGGAGGCGTTCGACCGGGTCGCCGCCGGACACGACCACCTGGTGGTGGCCTGCGACGGTGATCGTGCCGTGGGCCTGGCGTTCCTCGAACAACGCGGCGGCCCGCTGTTCCGCCACTGGGCGACGGTGAAGCGGCTGCAGATCCACCCGTCGTGGCAGGGCCAAGGAGCGGGGACGGCGCTGCTCGAGGTGGTGCACCGAGCCGGACGGGAGCTCGGTCTCGAACAGCTCCGGTTGGATGTGCGGGGCGGGACCGGCACGGAGGTCTTCTACCAGCGTCACGGGTACGAGATCGTCGCGCGCATCCGGCGGACCATCCGGGTCGCTCCGGGCGACGACCGCGACCAGATCTGGCTGCTCAGCGACCTGTGA
- a CDS encoding TerC family protein: MFLAAAPAGPGDFVRLDVPGWAWVALTLAIVALLLADLLLVHRTPHEVSFREALVESGVWVTLGLVFGIVLWWWAGGQTAGEYYAGYLIEKSLSVDNVFVWAVIFSYFGVPPKYQFRVLFWGVFGALVLRAIFIFAGVALLERFDWLLYVFGAFLLYTAFKMLRHRGTEVHPEDNPVLKLVRRVVPSTSDYDGQKMFTRRDGALLATPLFAVLVLVEATDVVFAIDSVPAILAISREPFIVFSSNAFAILGLRALYFALAGMAGRFRYLDMGLAAILAFVGVKMILVEWYHLPIPLSLGVIATILTVAITVSVRADRRGEPDRIHAAEPAPSQQPSQRPDVSDPDSAPAQSKEPFFQQD; encoded by the coding sequence ATGTTCCTCGCCGCCGCTCCCGCCGGTCCGGGCGATTTCGTCCGACTCGACGTCCCCGGCTGGGCGTGGGTGGCCCTGACGCTCGCCATCGTGGCGCTGCTCCTGGCCGACCTGCTGCTGGTCCACCGCACGCCGCACGAGGTCTCGTTCCGTGAGGCACTGGTCGAGAGCGGCGTGTGGGTCACACTGGGGCTGGTGTTCGGGATCGTGTTGTGGTGGTGGGCGGGCGGCCAGACGGCCGGCGAGTACTACGCCGGCTACCTGATCGAGAAGAGCCTGTCGGTCGACAACGTCTTCGTCTGGGCGGTGATCTTCAGCTACTTCGGCGTGCCACCGAAATACCAGTTCAGGGTGCTGTTCTGGGGTGTGTTCGGTGCGCTGGTGCTGCGGGCGATCTTCATCTTCGCTGGCGTTGCGCTGCTGGAGCGGTTCGACTGGCTGCTGTACGTCTTCGGCGCGTTCCTGCTGTACACCGCGTTCAAGATGCTCCGCCACCGCGGCACCGAAGTGCACCCGGAAGACAACCCCGTCCTCAAGCTGGTGCGTCGGGTGGTTCCGTCGACCAGCGACTACGACGGGCAGAAGATGTTCACCCGCCGCGACGGTGCCCTGCTGGCGACCCCGCTGTTCGCGGTCCTGGTGCTGGTCGAGGCCACCGACGTGGTGTTCGCGATCGACTCCGTCCCGGCGATCCTGGCGATCAGCCGCGAGCCGTTCATCGTGTTCTCCTCCAACGCCTTCGCGATCCTGGGGCTGCGTGCGCTGTACTTCGCCCTGGCTGGTATGGCCGGACGGTTCCGGTACCTCGACATGGGGCTGGCCGCGATCCTCGCGTTCGTCGGCGTCAAGATGATCCTGGTGGAGTGGTACCACCTGCCGATCCCGCTCAGTCTTGGCGTGATCGCCACGATCCTGACCGTGGCGATCACTGTGTCCGTGCGCGCCGACCGACGTGGCGAGCCGGACCGGATCCACGCCGCCGAGCCGGCGCCGAGCCAGCAGCCGTCGCAGCGGCCCGACGTCTCCGATCCGGACAGCGCACCGGCCCAGTCCAAAGAGCCGTTCTTCCAGCAGGACTGA
- a CDS encoding NYN domain-containing protein, whose protein sequence is MAERWIIDAMNVIGSRPDGWWHDRPGAMRDLLHRLIADHATTGRRYTLVVEGPVPDDLTERVAAGVDVVDAGDGGRDAADDRIVSLVADASQPADVTVVTSDKELVSRVRGLRADVVGAGTFRNELEESSRGRA, encoded by the coding sequence GTGGCGGAGCGGTGGATCATCGACGCGATGAACGTGATCGGGTCACGCCCCGACGGTTGGTGGCACGACCGCCCCGGCGCGATGCGCGACCTGCTGCACCGCCTGATCGCCGACCACGCCACCACGGGGCGCCGGTACACGCTGGTCGTGGAGGGTCCCGTCCCCGACGACCTCACCGAGCGCGTCGCCGCTGGTGTCGATGTCGTCGACGCCGGTGACGGCGGGCGCGACGCGGCCGACGACCGCATCGTGTCGCTGGTCGCCGACGCGTCGCAGCCCGCGGACGTCACCGTCGTGACCTCCGACAAGGAACTGGTCAGCCGGGTGCGGGGGCTGCGGGCCGACGTCGTCGGCGCCGGGACGTTCCGCAACGAGCTGGAGGAGTCGTCGCGGGGGAGGGCCTGA
- the murJ gene encoding murein biosynthesis integral membrane protein MurJ — protein MEEAPSTEDTVEASHDDTAGAPPASTRRNSALVAAGILLSRISGLVREGTISHFFGLGFAADAFSAAFRIPNLMQNLLGEGVLSASFIPVYSRLLAEGREEEAGRVAGATAGLLTAVAGGLVLVGVVFARPITAVLAPGLAPATFALTVRLTRIITPGIGFLVLSAWCLGVLNSHRRFFLSYVAPVLWNGAQIGVLVALGTTVYAGALGNGLEARSAEIALITALAWGTVLGGALQFLVQLPWVLRVARGVRPSLRTDLPGVRQVARAFAPVVGGRGVVQLSAYADQILASFLAVGALAALRFSQTLYVLPISLFGMAVAAAELPELSSMQSHGREQLRSRLDEGLSRIAVFVVPTVVGFLAIGDLIVGALYQRGEFDRTDSLQVWVVLVGYSVGLVASSSSRLLQSALYGIGDPRTPAKVAVLRVVASVALGVGLMFQLDRVSIAAGQLSVVGDLPAFGPVPDEVRQPGASEQVARLGAAGLSLAAGMTAWLEWRLLRRAIRDRIGDVRLAGGQLRATLAAAAGGLVVALAIRPVVAGLPLLVAGPIAVAATGVTYLAAAHALGIPEVRKLIRRVTRIIRR, from the coding sequence GTGGAGGAGGCTCCGTCCACCGAGGACACCGTCGAAGCCTCCCACGACGACACCGCGGGCGCGCCGCCCGCGTCCACCCGCCGCAACTCGGCGCTGGTCGCGGCCGGGATCCTGCTGTCGCGCATCAGCGGTCTCGTCCGCGAAGGCACCATCAGCCACTTCTTCGGGCTCGGGTTCGCTGCGGACGCCTTCTCGGCCGCCTTCCGGATCCCCAACCTGATGCAGAACCTCCTCGGCGAAGGCGTCCTGTCGGCCTCGTTCATCCCCGTCTACAGCCGCCTTCTGGCTGAGGGCCGAGAAGAGGAAGCCGGCCGTGTCGCGGGCGCGACGGCTGGGCTGCTGACCGCTGTGGCCGGAGGGCTGGTCCTCGTCGGAGTGGTGTTCGCTCGGCCGATCACCGCGGTCCTGGCTCCCGGTCTGGCGCCGGCGACGTTCGCGCTCACCGTGCGCCTCACCCGGATCATCACGCCCGGGATCGGGTTCCTGGTCCTGTCGGCCTGGTGCCTGGGCGTGCTGAACAGCCACCGGCGGTTCTTCCTGTCCTACGTGGCACCGGTGCTGTGGAACGGGGCGCAGATCGGCGTGCTCGTCGCGTTGGGCACGACCGTCTACGCCGGGGCGCTGGGCAACGGACTGGAGGCCCGGTCGGCGGAGATCGCCCTGATCACCGCGTTGGCGTGGGGCACCGTCCTCGGTGGGGCGCTGCAGTTCCTGGTGCAGCTGCCGTGGGTGCTGCGCGTCGCGCGCGGGGTGCGACCGTCGCTACGTACCGACCTGCCCGGCGTGCGGCAGGTCGCCCGGGCGTTCGCGCCGGTGGTCGGCGGTCGGGGCGTGGTGCAGCTGTCTGCCTACGCCGACCAGATCCTGGCGAGCTTCCTGGCGGTGGGAGCCCTCGCGGCGCTGCGGTTCAGCCAGACCCTGTACGTCCTGCCGATCAGCCTGTTCGGGATGGCGGTCGCGGCGGCGGAGCTACCGGAGCTGTCCAGCATGCAGTCGCATGGCCGTGAGCAGCTGCGGTCGCGCCTGGACGAGGGCTTGTCGCGCATCGCGGTCTTCGTCGTCCCGACGGTGGTCGGGTTCCTGGCGATCGGCGACCTGATCGTCGGGGCGCTGTACCAGCGTGGGGAGTTCGACCGCACCGACAGCCTGCAGGTCTGGGTCGTGCTGGTCGGGTATTCGGTCGGTCTGGTCGCCAGCAGCTCCTCGCGGTTGCTGCAGTCGGCGCTGTATGGGATCGGTGACCCGCGAACCCCCGCCAAGGTCGCGGTGTTGCGCGTGGTCGCTTCGGTTGCGCTGGGGGTCGGGTTGATGTTCCAGCTGGACCGCGTCAGCATCGCCGCGGGGCAACTCAGCGTGGTCGGCGACCTCCCGGCGTTCGGGCCGGTCCCCGACGAGGTCCGCCAGCCCGGGGCCTCCGAACAGGTGGCTCGACTCGGGGCGGCGGGCCTGTCGCTGGCCGCCGGGATGACCGCCTGGCTGGAGTGGCGGCTGCTGCGCCGCGCGATCCGTGACCGCATCGGCGATGTCCGCCTGGCGGGAGGGCAGCTGCGTGCGACGCTCGCCGCCGCCGCCGGCGGGCTGGTCGTGGCGCTGGCGATCCGGCCGGTGGTGGCGGGCCTGCCGCTGCTGGTCGCCGGGCCGATCGCCGTGGCCGCGACCGGGGTGACCTACCTCGCCGCCGCGCACGCGCTCGGGATCCCCGAGGTGCGGAAGCTGATAAGGCGTGTGACCCGCATCATCCGGCGTTGA
- the amt gene encoding ammonium transporter, whose protein sequence is MSVTQLENAVLVMFLMLAGVLVMFMHVGFSMLEAGLTRAKNTANILMKNLMTLCLGFIVYFAVGFGVMYGAQAAGLFGTDGFFLLNFSAYEPVAGSIAIDFFFQGMFAATAATIVSGAVAERMKLSAYILFAVAMTGLIYPMVGAWKWGGGWLDSLGFVDFAGSTVVHLTGGVAALMGALILGPRLGKFGPDGAPRAIPGHSMSMTVFGVLALFFGWFGFNGGSVLALDGDAIGRVLVTTALAGCAGGVTTGLYSRVRTGKFDVGMKGNGILAGLVGVTAGADVVNNLGALVLGAVAGVIVFEAVAAIDRLRVDDPVGAVSVHAVCGAWGTVGVGLFAVDGGLLYGGGGGLLLTQAIGVVAVAAFVAATSGAAFLALRATIGIRVTEAEELEGLDIHEHGMYAYPELAHGPAAYPGGPATEPTGPKLVPTEPEPEPEPVTAAWG, encoded by the coding sequence ATGTCTGTCACCCAGCTCGAGAACGCCGTCCTGGTCATGTTCCTGATGCTCGCCGGCGTCCTCGTGATGTTCATGCACGTCGGGTTCTCGATGCTCGAGGCGGGACTGACACGCGCGAAGAACACGGCCAACATCCTGATGAAGAACCTGATGACCCTGTGTCTCGGGTTCATCGTCTACTTCGCCGTCGGGTTCGGCGTCATGTACGGCGCGCAGGCAGCCGGTCTGTTCGGCACGGACGGGTTCTTCCTGTTGAACTTCAGCGCGTACGAGCCGGTCGCTGGCTCGATCGCGATCGACTTCTTCTTCCAGGGGATGTTCGCTGCCACGGCTGCCACGATCGTGTCCGGAGCGGTCGCCGAGCGGATGAAGCTCTCGGCGTACATTCTGTTCGCGGTGGCGATGACGGGGCTGATCTACCCCATGGTGGGGGCGTGGAAGTGGGGTGGCGGTTGGCTCGACTCGCTCGGGTTCGTGGACTTCGCCGGCTCCACCGTCGTGCACCTGACCGGCGGCGTCGCCGCACTGATGGGCGCCCTGATCCTGGGTCCGCGCCTGGGCAAGTTCGGCCCGGACGGCGCGCCGCGGGCGATCCCGGGCCACTCGATGTCGATGACCGTGTTCGGTGTGCTGGCGTTGTTCTTCGGCTGGTTCGGGTTCAACGGCGGCTCGGTGCTCGCGCTGGACGGTGACGCGATCGGCCGGGTGCTGGTCACCACCGCGCTGGCGGGCTGCGCCGGAGGCGTCACGACCGGCCTCTACAGCAGGGTGCGGACGGGCAAGTTCGACGTCGGGATGAAGGGCAACGGGATCCTCGCCGGTCTGGTCGGGGTGACCGCCGGGGCGGACGTCGTCAACAACCTCGGTGCGCTGGTGCTGGGCGCCGTCGCCGGTGTCATCGTGTTCGAGGCCGTCGCCGCGATCGACCGGCTGCGGGTCGACGACCCGGTCGGGGCCGTCAGCGTGCACGCCGTCTGCGGGGCGTGGGGCACGGTCGGCGTGGGGCTGTTCGCCGTCGACGGCGGCCTGCTGTACGGCGGTGGGGGTGGGCTCCTGCTCACCCAGGCGATCGGGGTGGTGGCGGTCGCCGCCTTCGTCGCCGCCACCTCGGGAGCGGCGTTCCTGGCGCTGCGGGCGACCATCGGGATCCGGGTAACCGAGGCTGAGGAGCTCGAGGGTCTCGACATCCACGAGCACGGGATGTACGCCTACCCGGAGCTGGCCCACGGTCCGGCCGCTTATCCGGGCGGCCCGGCCACGGAGCCGACCGGCCCGAAGCTGGTCCCGACCGAACCCGAACCCGAACCCGAGCCCGTCACCGCCGCCTGGGGCTAA
- a CDS encoding adenosylhomocysteinase, whose protein sequence is MDANDFKVADLSLADWGRKEIQLAEQEMPGLMALRQRYATDQPLAGARIAGCIHMTVQTAVLIETLQALGAQVRWSSCNIFSTQDHAAAAIAAAGTPVFAWKGETEEEYWWCIEQTLRWPRGSGSSPEPGGSGSSPEPGGSGSSPEPGGSGSSPEPGGSGSSPEPGDQGPNMLLDDGGDLTTLVHDEHEDLLAAIRGVSEETTTGVHNLRAMQRRGTLRMPAINVNDSVTKSKFDNLYGCRESLVDGIKRATDVMLAGKTCVVAGFGDVGRGSAQSLRGYGAEVWITEVDPIRALQARMDGYRVVTMDEAAPVADLFVTATGCRDVITLEHILQMHDQAIVCNIGHFDIEIQVARLRRFDWTNVKPQVDQVHLPNGRSIILLAEGRLVNLGCATGHPSFVMSMSFTNQVLAQMELWANHEDYKHEVYVLPRHLDEEVARLHLDHLDVHLTQLTPEQAAYLDVPVEGPYKRDDYRY, encoded by the coding sequence GTGGACGCCAACGACTTCAAGGTCGCTGATCTCTCCTTGGCCGACTGGGGACGCAAGGAGATCCAGCTGGCCGAACAGGAGATGCCTGGGCTGATGGCGCTGCGCCAACGCTACGCCACCGACCAGCCGCTGGCTGGTGCGCGGATCGCCGGCTGCATCCACATGACGGTCCAGACAGCGGTGCTGATCGAGACGCTGCAGGCGCTCGGGGCGCAGGTGCGCTGGTCGTCGTGCAACATCTTCTCCACGCAGGACCACGCCGCGGCCGCGATCGCTGCCGCGGGCACCCCGGTCTTCGCCTGGAAGGGCGAGACCGAGGAGGAGTACTGGTGGTGCATCGAGCAGACCCTGCGCTGGCCACGGGGTTCGGGGTCCTCCCCGGAGCCAGGGGGTTCGGGGTCCTCCCCGGAGCCAGGGGGTTCGGGGTCCTCCCCGGAGCCAGGGGGTTCGGGGTCCTCCCCGGAGCCAGGGGGTTCGGGGTCCTCCCCGGAGCCGGGAGATCAGGGGCCCAACATGCTCCTGGACGACGGCGGTGACCTCACCACGCTCGTCCACGACGAGCACGAGGACCTGCTGGCCGCCATCCGCGGTGTGTCCGAGGAGACCACCACCGGGGTGCACAACCTGCGCGCCATGCAACGGCGGGGCACCCTGCGCATGCCGGCGATCAACGTCAACGACTCGGTGACAAAGTCCAAGTTCGACAACCTGTACGGGTGCCGCGAGTCGCTGGTGGACGGCATCAAGCGCGCCACCGACGTGATGCTGGCCGGCAAGACCTGCGTCGTGGCCGGGTTCGGCGACGTCGGACGCGGCAGCGCCCAGTCGCTACGCGGGTACGGCGCCGAGGTCTGGATCACCGAGGTCGACCCGATCAGGGCGCTGCAGGCACGGATGGACGGCTACCGGGTCGTCACCATGGACGAAGCCGCCCCGGTCGCCGACCTGTTCGTCACCGCCACCGGCTGCCGCGACGTGATCACCCTCGAGCACATCCTGCAGATGCACGACCAGGCGATCGTGTGCAACATCGGCCACTTCGACATCGAGATCCAGGTCGCGCGGCTGCGGCGGTTCGACTGGACCAACGTCAAACCCCAGGTCGACCAGGTGCACCTGCCCAACGGACGCTCGATCATCCTCCTCGCCGAGGGACGGCTGGTGAACCTCGGCTGCGCGACCGGTCACCCGTCGTTCGTGATGAGCATGTCGTTCACCAACCAGGTTCTCGCCCAGATGGAGCTGTGGGCCAACCACGAGGACTACAAGCACGAGGTCTACGTCCTGCCCCGTCATCTCGACGAAGAGGTCGCACGTCTGCACCTCGACCACCTCGACGTGCACCTCACCCAGCTCACGCCCGAGCAGGCTGCGTACCTCGACGTGCCGGTCGAAGGTCCCTACAAGCGCGACGACTACCGCTACTGA
- a CDS encoding GAF domain-containing sensor histidine kinase: protein MITGDDEERRLDAVRRYDILDTPPDGAFDRVTALAARFCDVPISTITIVDRDRIWFKSTCGIDIDQIPRDRGLCASVILRDEPYVVTDAGLDPRTLDNPLVRGELGLRFYVAVPLTTSDGYNLGTLNIIDVEPRDVDSQQLQTLSDLAAIVIDELELRLAARRTVEFETERANAQFREQILAGLSHDMRTPLAILRGTVDLEDGVGSLDPERRRIRHLARRQIRHLDWLVRQFLDYAQLEEDRRVTVHVAPTDLAELVTDAVDVFTDRAHIDVRVASDRPALADRDRVLQILIELLNNAVRFAGLEMPIDVSVEDQDDGSPTVSVADRGPGIEATALPRLFEKFYRSDRSSGSGIGLYVSRALAEAQGGRLGVQSTPGQGTRFTLVLQAAHPTSERSRDPSHDRVASSR from the coding sequence ATGATCACGGGTGATGACGAGGAGCGTCGTCTCGATGCCGTCAGACGGTACGACATCCTCGATACGCCCCCCGACGGGGCATTCGACCGGGTGACCGCCCTGGCTGCGCGCTTCTGCGACGTGCCGATCAGCACCATCACCATCGTCGACCGCGACCGGATCTGGTTCAAGTCCACGTGCGGCATCGACATCGATCAGATCCCGCGCGATCGTGGGCTGTGCGCGTCCGTCATCTTGCGGGACGAGCCGTACGTGGTCACCGACGCGGGCCTCGACCCTCGGACGCTGGACAACCCGCTGGTGCGCGGCGAGCTGGGCCTGCGCTTCTACGTCGCGGTGCCTCTCACGACCAGCGACGGCTACAACCTGGGGACGTTGAACATCATCGACGTGGAGCCGCGCGACGTCGACTCGCAGCAGCTCCAGACGCTGTCCGACCTCGCCGCCATCGTGATCGACGAGCTCGAACTGCGCCTCGCGGCCCGTCGCACCGTCGAGTTCGAGACGGAACGCGCCAACGCCCAATTCCGCGAGCAGATCCTCGCCGGACTGTCTCACGACATGCGGACGCCACTGGCGATCCTCAGAGGCACGGTCGATCTCGAAGACGGCGTCGGATCGCTCGATCCGGAACGGCGCCGCATCCGTCACCTGGCGCGTCGCCAGATCCGCCACTTGGACTGGCTGGTGCGCCAGTTCCTCGACTACGCGCAGCTCGAGGAGGACCGACGGGTGACGGTCCACGTCGCTCCGACCGACCTCGCCGAACTGGTCACCGACGCCGTCGATGTCTTCACCGACCGGGCCCACATCGACGTTCGCGTCGCATCCGACCGCCCCGCACTCGCCGACCGTGACCGCGTCCTGCAGATCCTGATCGAGCTGCTGAACAACGCCGTCCGCTTCGCCGGCCTCGAGATGCCGATCGACGTCAGCGTCGAGGACCAGGACGACGGCTCACCGACTGTCAGCGTGGCCGACCGGGGACCGGGCATCGAGGCCACCGCGCTGCCCCGGTTGTTCGAGAAGTTCTACCGCAGCGACCGAAGTTCCGGGAGCGGCATCGGCCTGTACGTCAGCCGCGCCCTGGCCGAAGCGCAAGGCGGCCGCCTCGGTGTCCAGTCGACTCCCGGACAAGGCACGCGCTTCACACTGGTTCTGCAAGCAGCGCACCCGACCAGCGAGCGCAGCAGGGACCCCAGCCACGACCGGGTGGCCTCGAGCCGCTGA